The following DNA comes from Triplophysa dalaica isolate WHDGS20190420 chromosome 10, ASM1584641v1, whole genome shotgun sequence.
tgtatgactttctttcttatacagaacacaagagaagatattttgaaggatgttagtaaccaaacaatggccgtacccattcacttccagtgtgtggacacaaaaccaatgtcatgtcaatgaataatgtttaccaacattcttcaaagtggcaaacattttatgtgttctgtagaaaaaagtcgtatgggtttgaaatgataagagggtaagtaaataaataagaatttagtattctgggtgaactatcacataattatatatattatgttaaaaacattctcattaaaaaacaaacgtCCTATGTCGTACAGCAAGAGATGCAttaatgacaggagggtgaggccTAGTATTTGAAGATTAATGttatattatgaattattattagtgGACTATATCAAATAAGTTCAGGgctgtgtttacatttacatttagtcatttggcagacgctttaatccaaagcgacttacagtgcacttattacagggacaatccccctggagcaacatggagtaaagtgtcttgcttggtggtggctgctgggatcgaaccagcaacctttgatttaccagttcagtggtttaacccactagaccaccatctccatgttTCCTGATAAGGTTGTCTTTTAACGCACTACAAAGACTCTAAAGGCACCTTACATACAGGTTTACCTTTTCTAGTTGTGTTCCCCGACCTAGGAGGTGACTTATGTGCCACGTTACCAGGTGCTGTCTATGGCTGTGTTGCTGACTCAACAATCTTTTTTTACTCTATACAGGGACTGCTTTACTGCGTTATGTGAGATAGCAGCATTCTTTATAAAAGAAGCACTTTAGAATTAGTTGAAGTTGCATTTACAAGGAATCATAGgatgaaaataaaccaaattgcaACGTTAATCCagacacgtttttatttaattgtaaaatgagTGTGTGAACCTAAAATCTCATGCGCAAATGTATCAACCCGCTACACTAACTGGCAGTGAGGTAATTTATATGACAGGTTCTCAAACTTTGGGTCATAAGGAGAGTCACGCAAGCCACTTGACGTGCATCCAAAAAACCTTTTGCGCAATGCTCTTGACATTTAGTTTTAATAATGTTCATTAAAATATGAGCAGGGCTATTTTTTTAACCTATAGATGCTGAAAATCTTGCTTTATGTATGAATGAAAAATGCATAGTGTTTAGATGGTATTTTATGGATATAATATGAAATTCCTCCATCCCCCTTGAATATCAATCCCTTGATCTCTCTCTGCATTTCTCCATTCCTAGCACTGGATATTGTATACAAACTACAATGGAATCACGTTTCCTGTTTCAggcaaaacaaatgaaactgtAACCTCCTCCAGTTGATCCTGTCAGCCAAACTGCAGCTTTTCGCAAGCTGCCGCACATTGGAAAAAGTCCAGTAGGAGAATATTTTTCattgaaaaaagtaaatataaatcacTGTAAATATATCCATATgctgtaaattattatattgattgaaacaaaaacatacctCTTTGCTCTCCTCCAACTATGAGCCTGGGACAATTTCCACCGAATTGTCGTCTGCAAATTCCACCACTGCatgttgttttgtgaccatCTGTTAAAATGAAATTGGATTTCTCTGAGGATCAGTAGGCAGAGTTCATATCAAACAAAAGactaatacaaaactataaaaactgtTAATGATGATCTGGTTATTGCATAGAATTAAATGTAACCAGTTGTTCATGGCCTCCACATAGTGCATAAAAACCCTTTAACTCACGACTAGTCTTGGATCATCCCTTACATGTTATGTAAGGGATGCTATATGTAAACATCTGTAATGTGAAATAAgtgaaaattatgtaaaaagttAAGGGCAACGTTAATCAAAATATTCTGTTGCTGTTTACgttttttcattcatatttttcgACTTTAGTATTTagtaactgtttttaaaaagtaataacaTACTTGAGGCTAGTGCTTTATCTTAAATAAGTTACTTATTCACACTTAACCTCTCTTACCTTATTGCTTACTTATTACATTACACtcttgaatactggattcttaGCAAGAATgtctgcttttaaataaaaaatagctactaaaatgttttaaatcaatgtttcatgtttaataACTTATGAGGTAAGTGTGTAACAGGGATAATGTACAATCATCCggttattgtgaaataaaatccttcagtgtgatacaagccTGATGACACTGTCAGAGTTTATTGTGCGATAACAAGTTCCGGACTGTTCTAGAATGtttaatatcttattttaataaccttaatgtttgtctttggcaatataatatatatataagtaattCTTCATttagctgttttattttttgtatttaggcTGTATACCATTAGTTTATGTAGAGCTTGTTTTAAGCCACCACagtgttatttaaaacattaatgaaatATCCTTTCATCAGACTATCATTTCAGGAAACTCTGTATGAACTACAAAATGTATTAACTTCCATTCTAAAACAAGGTCTAGCCCCCTCGTCGTCTTaagtgggaaattcttttgaaataaaaatggaaaaatgtgcTTGGTAAGATATCTATctaactgttttatttttgttgactTGTGAAACCTTTTTATGTATCCCTGAAACAAGTGAGTGcttcacaatatttttaattcatcttttgtttttgctttaattttCAAGTGCTTGGAGACTTTCTGTCTATTGTCTGGGGGTGGTCTATAATTGCCATTGAATATAACGTCAACTGGTAAGTTAACATCAATTAAAGTAGCGAAGGTTAACTTTAGTTTAGTTAAGACTATTTAGTTAGTTTAGTGTTAGGTAAACAgtgaaacagaaacaaaaataaattgtaaacaaTTTTTTGTCACCTGTAAAcggaatgaatgaatgacttaataaatgaattattattttaaaatactaatATTTCATGTCTGATTTGATGGATATGGAAATCAGAAATGTAACAAAATCAAAGCTAGATTGCTAGAATTGTTTGACGAGACAGCAAAACATTATGATAATGTGTGAAAGaaaaactacataaattatCTCTCAAGTTCCCCAGCTAGACACGCACATAAAAGTTTATGATTAGATTCATTTTGGCAGGTAAATGCCTGGCaatgttattataaattaaatcaaacagGAGCTGGTGAATTATAACTTCAAATCTGAATGAATCCCCAGCAATCGTCAGCAAAATCAGCAGTGATAAGTGAACACACCTGCTGTAATGTGTACAGTTGAGGTCAAAAGTTGACATACATTTAGCAGAATCTACAATTTTTTGTGAATTTACAATCAATGAGTACATGAAAATCTACCACTTTCCTTTACTtgagaatttttacttttaaaagtagaaaagtatgatttttttaatttaattaaatgctgaattaaacttacaaaaaatgctttgtataataagcaaataaatcactgagacaatgttaaacaagtaacaataatattcactataacgattagagtaaatgatgaattaagtaaattttatttatttttctttgtaaataagactcgtcacttgacttgcaaaggttactctctgctgtctcagacgacatcatctctgtcctgtgtctgtaacttcagtctgttgttcgcctgtgagaagTAGATtacaattatcaacaccaccggttatggccgctatcatttacggaacccttttgtcctgtgacggcaaccgtagcttctctaatgggagggggGGGTGGAGCTctaggttgcaatttccaactacgccaatagtggcctctgaaacttacacacagaacctttaaatgTCAGATCTGAATGctgatgaaatgttttcatttggatGGTTTAGATATACAtctttacagtatattatacaacattctgtgtgtgttgacaACCAATGTATTAGTGTGAACAGCTTTGAAGCATTTGACTCAATCCTGCAGATGAACTAACccagaaatatatatacaatttaatttcttaaaattcAGTCTCTACATCTCTGTTTGCACTTTTCTGAACTATTGCACTGTTACTGTTACAGTTGAAGATGATAAATGGCTTAAGCTGTATTGCTTGTTTGAAGTGTCTTCAATAAAAGACTTAAGACAAGTCACGATGCAGTTTTATTTCTATGAGACGTTtaatagaaacatttttattgactttACACTAGAATAATTGATTTGTGTGATCTGTTGTATCAAGACTTTTAACCTGAAGTTTACCACCTATAGATGTGCTTAAAATGAGTTGTGTTGGAAGATTGTGAGTTAAGTTATGCAGTTTGAATTTCATGTCTTAACAGTTTTAATTCAGAACCTTTGgcttaaataataatttagtaaTAACTTCTTATAAACCTTTATTGACTTCAGTAGTTTGTCTTGTGTTCATGTAGAAAACAAATGATGGTTTTGGACACCAGATGGCGCAAAAGTCAAAGTGAATTACTGATCACATTGTGATGTCAGTTTAATACATTTGAATGCTGCAGTTCATATATTTGAGCACAACGAAGCGCTATAAACATTATCAGTTTATTCTAAAGATTTGACACTTCTAATAGAACAGACCTTGATGTTTATCAGCTCAGTGTGCTAAACTGCAGTAGAGGTGACATTTTAAGTCATTATGACATAATTTACTACATATCTAAAACATAAATACttgctaaataaaacattccacataCATTTATGGACttgacagatgctttttaaGTGACTTTATAAGATACATTACAGAATGAGTCTGACAAATAAATCCTTCATACAGTGTGAGCTGACACCACTGTCACTGTTTGATTTAAAGCAATCTTTTATTGGTCAGACATTGACATAGATGTGTTCAATGCTTCAttaaagctgtttttgtgttaaagaTGAAGACAGCAAAAGAATCACACTTCAGTCACACATACAAACTCTTCACACCtctgacatacacacacacatgggtCATCAAACACAAACGGTCACTAATAGACAAACACATATCTCATGTTCAGCAGCAGAACAGAAACCACATTTATCTCCACATCAGGTTTGACTTTAACCCAGAAATAAATCTGTTAGAGCGTCACATGCATTCAGTGTCACACATCAAATACAGTGTATTTGAGACCCCTGTtagttattcatttatatattttatgataataTTTCATCCATCTTTGTCTAAACTACTGTCGATCTTTCATGCATAGTGACACACTTGTGTTTTTGGACATTAGGATGTGATTTATTCTTGTGAACATTATGGAGGTTTAATAGGGGAGCAGTTGTTAGAGCACAATTTTTCCCCTTTGTTCCGCCAAACTTGATTTAATGTTCAATCAATGTTAAGAATgatcaatttaatatttattattatttaatattttaccaAGTGTCTCTTGTTCACTTTGAGTGCTTCTCAAATCGATGATTCCACGCTTCTAGACTGTAACACAGAAAATCAATCGAGCTGATCCACATCAGGACTGAGGAGACATCTGAGGAGTCCAAAGCGAGGATACACAGTTGTATCTTTCCCTCACATCCTCAGGGGGTGGAGATGAGTCACAAAGAAAGAAGACGAGGAAACTCAAACAAGAAATAAGaacactgtattttctttgtgtatttatatctCTATGTTCCTGTTGTATCTCGTTGTGAGTTCTGAATGAACAGATTCAATGATATGAAACATGATGACATGTTTtttacgtttacattttttttctttaagtttATGGCTTCATTATGACGTTTAATAAAGTATTAATGTCTTTGAGGGCAGAGTTTAGGACTGTATATGAAGGCGTGTGTTGAAAAGAAGGGGCGGTTTTGTGGCAGAGACATGAACATCACCTCACTGAAGACTTTACTGACGTGACACTTGTTCAGACCTCTGAAGTGTTGAAGACGatgtttctcttgtttgtttttctctctttgtgctTCTGCTGTCTGCAGGGGGGTAAGTTATAAACACACTCAACTTTAGGATTAATAATATCAGTTATACAGAGCCATCAGTAGATTTGCATTTACttcttttcaaatgtgtttgatGTGCTTTTGAACTTCAGCGTCAGCTTCAATTAAGTTTGGaaacagcacacatttatcATTGTTGAACCAAAGTTGTTTTCCTAGAAAGTGACGAGTTTCCTCTGTTATTTGCAAAACTTTGACTTCTGAACACtttctgcaggtgtgtttggtgatgcaGATGCAGATgtagtgaagtcagtgtcagtgatggagggagattctgttactctacacgTTAATACTGTTGACATACAGAGAGATGATCTGATAATGTGCGGGTATCAGAGCTCTCTAAAAACTTTCCTAGTTAGAATCAACAGAGAAGCCAATACAGTCTCAGTAAATGCTGATGTTCATGATGGGatgttcagagacagactgcaaGTGGATgttcagactggatctctcaccatcacaaacatcacaactcaacactctggactttatcaactaaTCATCAGCGGCAAGGAGAAGAACTTTAATGGATTTAAGGTTACTGTCTACGGTGAGTAAAGATTCACTTTTGACAgtaactgtacatttttttattagtattatgGTTTacgacaaaatatattttatttatttgtttatcaacTTTGAAACAATGCTCAAAGAAAGTTTAattccattttatttcaaatttcatACGATTTTTAATGTCGATGTCATACGACATTAAACACTGTCAACATAACCGACCTCTTGCTTAATAGTAATTCAGATTTTTGTCAAttccttaattttttttcagcTCGTCTGCCTGTCCCTGTCATTAGCAGAGAATACACACAACCCTCTCAATCATCAGAaagtgtgttgttgtgttcagtgatgaatgtgacacatgtgagtctctcctggtacaaaggaaagagtttattgtccagcatcagtgtgtctgatctcaacatcagactctctctacctctggaggtggaatatcacgatacaaacacatacatctGTGTCATCAAAAATCCCATCACTAACCAGACTACACATCTAGACATCGAACATGTCTATCACAAGTGTTCAGGTGAGTCATGACTCATGTACTCCAGCAGGCACGTGCACAGATAGGGCTCAACCTGTTCATAGCACATGTCCTTTTTCGCCCTTATACTCCGAAGTGTCCTTTTATGATGGTGGCTTTTTCAATTAAATCTGTGCTATTGGTCTCCCTATACGTCTGTCTGCctgttttacaaatatttcgCCAATAATaggttaaaaaaatcttgtgagTCTTGTTGGATACGCAAACGCTCAATCTATAAGTAAAACCTCATGGCTCCACAACATTCTGTCTTGACTGAAGTGAACTTGTTCTTTCCACAGCAGCTGAACGTCTTGCAACGGTAACGTTATCATAAATAAAGATCTTGTTGTTTGAACAACTACAGCGTTTTCTTAACGCAAGAAACatctaaaatgttcatttttatgtatttgaggTCTTGCACATTTAGGACTGGAGAGGGAAAGCATTTGCCTGCACAATAGCCGGCGCACACAGTAGCATTTCATCTTTTATAAATACGATTTTTGTCAAACGTTTTACAACAAGAAAACTGAGCACCAATTTACCACAACATTGTTATCTGTTGATTAAAATGGTAATGTCTGTGTTATATGAGGACGGACAACAAGAACATTCACAtcgtgggcgtggcttgttggttttgacTAAATCTTTGGTGTTTCAAGTCTTGCGAAACCTTCACCCTCACCAACACCCTAACCTAACTCTAACCATCTAAACTACCTATCATTGTTAAAACTGACGAAAATACACGTTTGGGGGATGACgtcagactcgaaacaccaaggatttagttaGAGCCGGTGTAATACACCTTATATGAGGGCTACAGGCTGCGTCACTGATCTCTGTCAGAATGTGTCACACAGTTCACCAGTATAACGTTCTCTGttgtgcttgaatgaacaaaaacacacaagattatgaCTTAAAGTACATTTTGTTTAGTATTGTTGTCAGATCTGCGCTGAGCGTCAGGGGCCGCATTCTTAAACTGGCTGCAGTGAGTCTAACTCCTGTCACTAATGATAATCTAagaacaaaataagaaattaatgtttttttgaagaTTAATGAGTTTTCTTCTGTACTTAATTTagaaagactgtaaagtgtttgagaactgcATTCAACTTCTTATATTTTCTACCTGTTAGACTCTCTGTTATTAACAGTAACTAAATCTTAAGCTTTTGAAtcttattattttcttaaatcttATTATTTTGTGTGACTAATAAAGGGGGGGGGTCGCCCTTTTTCAGTTTCAGCACATGCCCCTCATGGCCTAGTACTCCAGGTCTGTACATCCCTCCAGGTTTCCTCCCATTCATTGTCTgtcatttgtacatttaagaTCTTCTCAAATGTTGTTAATGTTTCTAAAGATCCACAATCCTTAAGAACTTTGTAGAATGATTTTGCAGAATTGTCTTGGAGTAGAAAATACTTCCTGTCCAGAGATGATTCAAGCAAATCTTAGCGGAAAAGTATGTTTCAGGATGTTCTTATGGAGAAAAGACAAAGTCACATTCAAAAATCACCAGGGAACCAAAATACAACCATGAAAACATATTTCCCATCAACTCTTTAAATAGCGCCCTCTTGTGTCCTTAATGACATCTATAGATTGAAAAGTCGGAAAACACAGATTCCTTTTGAACATTAAATTAAACACCTCTGGGGTGAACAAAGggtttgtaaaaaacaaaaataagtgtTTAAAGAACAATTGTGATTTTATTGTCCCAATACTTAGAcatgacacatacacacacacacacacacacacacacacacagtcatcaTATTATGACCTTGATGGCTGAAGTTGGAGTTTCTGAATTTGACTCTTATATTCACTGATAATTAGGGGGGAatggattatatatatatgtatatatatatattcgctctgaaaaaataaagcaaattctTAAAAACGTGAAAAGACGCCtaacatgggtatttgaaccagtaaatatgaatatctgtgctgttagtataaacctttggtaaaaacttcattttttatggtaaggttgacatttttacGGAAATGCCCTTCTTTTATTCCTCAGATTGTGGATGCTGTTGT
Coding sequences within:
- the LOC130429959 gene encoding uncharacterized protein LOC130429959, with amino-acid sequence MYQPATLTGSEGGVFGDADADVVKSVSVMEGDSVTLHVNTVDIQRDDLIMCGYQSSLKTFLVRINREANTVSVNADVHDGMFRDRLQVDVQTGSLTITNITTQHSGLYQLIISGKEKNFNGFKVTVYARLPVPVISREYTQPSQSSESVLLCSVMNVTHVSLSWYKGKSLLSSISVSDLNIRLSLPLEVEYHDTNTYICVIKNPITNQTTHLDIEHVYHKCSDCGCCCNGPEPVIRLVISAVVGVATVAVLVYDIRSRKVQTSASDLH